One Prunus dulcis chromosome 8, ALMONDv2, whole genome shotgun sequence DNA window includes the following coding sequences:
- the LOC117637962 gene encoding monothiol glutaredoxin-S1-like: MDTITSMVAERPVVIFSRTSSCMSHTIKSLIRSYGANPTVYELDEVANGQAIERALVQHFQCQPSVPAVFIGQQFIGGADQVMSLQVQNQLVPRLIRANAIWVWNRT; the protein is encoded by the coding sequence ATGGATACGATAACGAGCATGGTGGCCGAAAGGCCGGTGGTGATCTTCAGCAGGACCTCAAGCTGCATGAGCCACACCATCAAGTCACTGATACGTAGCTATGGGGCAAACCCTACAGTGTACGAGCTGGATGAAGTTGCAAATGGGCAGGCTATTGAAAGGGCACTGGTTCAGCACTTCCAATGCCAACCAAGTGTGCCGGCTGTTTTCATAGGGCAGCAGTTCATTGGTGGAGCTGATCAGGTCATGAGCCTCCAAGTCCAAAACCAGCTTGTCCCACGGCTCATAAGGGCCAACGCTATTTGGGTTTGGAACAGAACCTGA
- the LOC117637783 gene encoding BTB/POZ domain-containing protein At1g03010-like isoform X1, with translation MGVVTIGELKPSISGKRSFRPSSSIRHATEWPISDVSSDLTVEIGASSFALHKFPLVSRSGRIRKLLLEAKDSKVSRIILSSVPGGPEAFELAAKFCYGINVEITQSNVAMLRSVSHFLEMTEEYAEKNLETRTEAYLKEMVLPNISKSISVLHRCETLLPTAEETNLVSRLINAIANNACKEQLTSGLLKLDHNFPTKAAPIMEPETPSDWWGKALTVLSLDFFQRVLSAVKTKGLKQDMISKILINYAHNSLQGLVVRDAQLVKGSLLDLELQKKQRVIVEAIVSLLPTQSRKSPVPMAFLSSLLKTAIAASASTSCRSDLERRIGLQLDQAILEDILIPANSHGNNHSTIYDTDAILRIFSIFLNLDEDDEDDNHLRDESEMVYDFDSPGSPKQSSILKVSKLLDNYLAEVALDSNLMPSRFIALAELLPDHARIVSDGLYRAVDIFLKVHPNIKDSERYRLCKTIDCQKLSQEACSHAAQNERLPVQMAVQVLYFEQIRLRNAMNGGHNQFFFGAINGTQFPQRSSSGAGSGAISPRDNYASVRRENRELKLEVARMRMRLTDLEKDHVSMKQELVKSHPANKLFKSFTKKLGKLNALFKINSIKPLGGKASSESRFPFQKRRRHSVS, from the exons ATGGGTGTTGTCACCATTGGTGAACTGAAGCCTAGCATTTCAGGGAAGCGGTCGTTTCGTCCAAGCTCCAGTatcaggcatgccacagaatG GCCAATCTCTGATGTTTCCAGCGATCTTACTGTGGAAATAggagcttcaagctttgcaCTTCACAAG TTCCCTCTAGTTTCTCGGAGTGGAAGGATTCGGAAACTGTTGCTTGAAGCAAAAGATTCGAAAGTATCACGCATAATTCTATCTTCTGTTCCCGGTGGACCGGAGGCATTTGAGCTAGCTGCAAAATTCTGCTATGGAATTAATGTTGAGATTACACAATCAAATGTTGCCATGCTCCGTTCTGTATCCCACTTCCTGGAAATGACAGAAGAGTATGCTGAGAAAAACCTGGAAACCAGAACTGAAGCTTATCTGAAGGAGATGGTGCTCCCAAACATATCAAAATCAATATCAGTTCTTCATCGTTGTGAGACCCTCTTGCCAACAGCAGAAGAAACCAACCTGGTTAGCAGGCTTATCAATGCAATTGCAAATAATGCATGCAAAGAGCAGCTCACCTCTGGCTTATTGAAACTTGACCACAACTTTCCTACAAAAGCAGCTCCAATTATGGAACCTGAAACACCTTCAGATTGGTGGGGGAAAGCGCTTACAGTGCTTAGTCTTGACTTCTTCCAACGGGTTCTATCTGCAGTGAAAACCAAGGGTCTTAAACAGGATATGATAAGCAAAATTTTGATCAATTATGCCCATAATTCTCTTCAAGGTCTTGTTGTCAGGGATGCCCAATTGGTAAAAGGAAGTCTCTTGGATCTAGAattgcaaaagaaacaaagggTCATTGTTGAAGCTATAGTTAGTTTGCTCCCAACACAATCAAGGAAGAGTCCAGTTCCAATGGCATTTCTTTCGAGTTTGTTGAAAACTGCAATTGCAGCATCAGCATCCACTTCTTGCAGATCTGATTTAGAGAGGCGGATTGGTTTGCAACTGGATCAGGCAATTCTTGAAGACATCTTAATTCCTGCAAATTCACATGGGAACAACCACAGCACAATCTATGACACAGATGCTATATTGAGGatcttttcaatatttttgaacttggatgaggatgatgaagatgataatCACTTGAGGGATGAAAGTGAGATGGTTTATGACTTTGACAGCCCTGGATCTCCAAAGCAAAGCTCAATCCTGAAGGTGTCAAAGTTACTGGACAATTATCTTGCAGAAGTTGCACTGGACTCAAACTTGATGCCATCAAGGTTCATAGCACTAGCAGAACTACTTCCGGACCACGCTCGGATAGTGAGTGATGGACTCTACAGAGCTGTGGATATTTTCCTCAAA GTTCATCCAAACATCAAGGACTCTGAACGGTACCGGCTGTGCAAAACCATTGACTGCCAGAAACTCTCCCAAGAAGCCTGCAGTCATGCAGCACAGAATGAAAGGCTACCAGTACAGATGGCAGTGCAGGTACTTTACTTTGAGCAAATCAGGCTAAGGAATGCAATGAATGGTGGCCACAATCAATTCTTCTTTGGGGCAATAAATGGAACCCAATTCCCTCAAAGATCAAGCAGTGGTGCTGGCAGTGGAGCCATCTCCCCAAGAGACAACTATGCATCAGTCAGAAGAGAGAACAGAGAGCTGAAGCTTGAAGTTGCAAGAATGAGAATGAGGCTAACAGACTTGGAAAAAGATCATGTCTCTATGAAACAGGAGCTTGTAAAGTCTCATCCTGCAAACAAGCTATTCAAATCATTCACCAAAAAGTTGGGGAAGCTCAATGCATTGTTCAAGATCAATAGCATTAAGCCCCTAGGGGGCAAGGCAAGCTCAGAGTCCAGATTTCCATTTCAGAAGCGAAGGCGTCATTCCGTTTCATGA
- the LOC117637783 gene encoding BTB/POZ domain-containing protein At1g03010-like isoform X2 → MKIYRRSSGKVSDMLVPISMPISDVSSDLTVEIGASSFALHKFPLVSRSGRIRKLLLEAKDSKVSRIILSSVPGGPEAFELAAKFCYGINVEITQSNVAMLRSVSHFLEMTEEYAEKNLETRTEAYLKEMVLPNISKSISVLHRCETLLPTAEETNLVSRLINAIANNACKEQLTSGLLKLDHNFPTKAAPIMEPETPSDWWGKALTVLSLDFFQRVLSAVKTKGLKQDMISKILINYAHNSLQGLVVRDAQLVKGSLLDLELQKKQRVIVEAIVSLLPTQSRKSPVPMAFLSSLLKTAIAASASTSCRSDLERRIGLQLDQAILEDILIPANSHGNNHSTIYDTDAILRIFSIFLNLDEDDEDDNHLRDESEMVYDFDSPGSPKQSSILKVSKLLDNYLAEVALDSNLMPSRFIALAELLPDHARIVSDGLYRAVDIFLKVHPNIKDSERYRLCKTIDCQKLSQEACSHAAQNERLPVQMAVQVLYFEQIRLRNAMNGGHNQFFFGAINGTQFPQRSSSGAGSGAISPRDNYASVRRENRELKLEVARMRMRLTDLEKDHVSMKQELVKSHPANKLFKSFTKKLGKLNALFKINSIKPLGGKASSESRFPFQKRRRHSVS, encoded by the exons ATGAAAATATATAGAAGAAGCTCCGGCAAAGTTTCTGACATGTTGGTACCTATCAGCAT GCCAATCTCTGATGTTTCCAGCGATCTTACTGTGGAAATAggagcttcaagctttgcaCTTCACAAG TTCCCTCTAGTTTCTCGGAGTGGAAGGATTCGGAAACTGTTGCTTGAAGCAAAAGATTCGAAAGTATCACGCATAATTCTATCTTCTGTTCCCGGTGGACCGGAGGCATTTGAGCTAGCTGCAAAATTCTGCTATGGAATTAATGTTGAGATTACACAATCAAATGTTGCCATGCTCCGTTCTGTATCCCACTTCCTGGAAATGACAGAAGAGTATGCTGAGAAAAACCTGGAAACCAGAACTGAAGCTTATCTGAAGGAGATGGTGCTCCCAAACATATCAAAATCAATATCAGTTCTTCATCGTTGTGAGACCCTCTTGCCAACAGCAGAAGAAACCAACCTGGTTAGCAGGCTTATCAATGCAATTGCAAATAATGCATGCAAAGAGCAGCTCACCTCTGGCTTATTGAAACTTGACCACAACTTTCCTACAAAAGCAGCTCCAATTATGGAACCTGAAACACCTTCAGATTGGTGGGGGAAAGCGCTTACAGTGCTTAGTCTTGACTTCTTCCAACGGGTTCTATCTGCAGTGAAAACCAAGGGTCTTAAACAGGATATGATAAGCAAAATTTTGATCAATTATGCCCATAATTCTCTTCAAGGTCTTGTTGTCAGGGATGCCCAATTGGTAAAAGGAAGTCTCTTGGATCTAGAattgcaaaagaaacaaagggTCATTGTTGAAGCTATAGTTAGTTTGCTCCCAACACAATCAAGGAAGAGTCCAGTTCCAATGGCATTTCTTTCGAGTTTGTTGAAAACTGCAATTGCAGCATCAGCATCCACTTCTTGCAGATCTGATTTAGAGAGGCGGATTGGTTTGCAACTGGATCAGGCAATTCTTGAAGACATCTTAATTCCTGCAAATTCACATGGGAACAACCACAGCACAATCTATGACACAGATGCTATATTGAGGatcttttcaatatttttgaacttggatgaggatgatgaagatgataatCACTTGAGGGATGAAAGTGAGATGGTTTATGACTTTGACAGCCCTGGATCTCCAAAGCAAAGCTCAATCCTGAAGGTGTCAAAGTTACTGGACAATTATCTTGCAGAAGTTGCACTGGACTCAAACTTGATGCCATCAAGGTTCATAGCACTAGCAGAACTACTTCCGGACCACGCTCGGATAGTGAGTGATGGACTCTACAGAGCTGTGGATATTTTCCTCAAA GTTCATCCAAACATCAAGGACTCTGAACGGTACCGGCTGTGCAAAACCATTGACTGCCAGAAACTCTCCCAAGAAGCCTGCAGTCATGCAGCACAGAATGAAAGGCTACCAGTACAGATGGCAGTGCAGGTACTTTACTTTGAGCAAATCAGGCTAAGGAATGCAATGAATGGTGGCCACAATCAATTCTTCTTTGGGGCAATAAATGGAACCCAATTCCCTCAAAGATCAAGCAGTGGTGCTGGCAGTGGAGCCATCTCCCCAAGAGACAACTATGCATCAGTCAGAAGAGAGAACAGAGAGCTGAAGCTTGAAGTTGCAAGAATGAGAATGAGGCTAACAGACTTGGAAAAAGATCATGTCTCTATGAAACAGGAGCTTGTAAAGTCTCATCCTGCAAACAAGCTATTCAAATCATTCACCAAAAAGTTGGGGAAGCTCAATGCATTGTTCAAGATCAATAGCATTAAGCCCCTAGGGGGCAAGGCAAGCTCAGAGTCCAGATTTCCATTTCAGAAGCGAAGGCGTCATTCCGTTTCATGA
- the LOC117637579 gene encoding uncharacterized protein LOC117637579 isoform X2, producing MSRSLPFSRLFRQLEQEMETVVKVLQPGPLGIIEHKFSAEEIRKANATVQRAVETWRQNAILEQRNPLLKDYIHK from the exons atgagCAGGTCATTGCCCTTTTCCAGGCTCTTCAG GCAGCTGGAGCAAGAGATGGAAACTGTGGTAAAGGTATTGCAGCCTGGACCTTTAGGAATCATAGAGCACAAGTTCTCTGCTGAGGAGATACGCAAGGCAAATGCTACAGTTCAGAGGGCTGTGGAAACTTGGCGGCAGAATGCAATCCTAGAGCAGAGGAATCCACTCTTGAAAGATTATATTCATAAGTGA
- the LOC117637579 gene encoding uncharacterized protein LOC117637579 isoform X1: protein MKRVSLRATVVQQKRRVFEVGESERERDEQVIALFQALQLEQEMETVVKVLQPGPLGIIEHKFSAEEIRKANATVQRAVETWRQNAILEQRNPLLKDYIHK from the exons ATGAAAAGGGTCTCTCTGCGTGCAACCGTCGTACAACAGAAACGGCGCGTCTTTGAGGTgggagagagcgagagagaaagagatgagCAGGTCATTGCCCTTTTCCAGGCTCTTCAG CTGGAGCAAGAGATGGAAACTGTGGTAAAGGTATTGCAGCCTGGACCTTTAGGAATCATAGAGCACAAGTTCTCTGCTGAGGAGATACGCAAGGCAAATGCTACAGTTCAGAGGGCTGTGGAAACTTGGCGGCAGAATGCAATCCTAGAGCAGAGGAATCCACTCTTGAAAGATTATATTCATAAGTGA